In a single window of the Elaeis guineensis isolate ETL-2024a chromosome 4, EG11, whole genome shotgun sequence genome:
- the LOC140857461 gene encoding arsenate reductase 2.2-like — protein sequence MARSLSYIAPSQLISMSRNPRVAIVDVRDEERSYDAHIAGSHHYASDTFSEKIPDLLQAVKGKDTLVFHCALSKVRGPSCARMLLDYLSEMKEDAGISKVMVLERGFNGWQASGRPVCRCTEMPCKGESP from the exons ATGGCAAGAAGCCTCTCCTACATCGCTCCCTCTCAGCTCATATCAATGTCTCGGAATCCAAGGGTGGCTATAGTGGACGTCAG GGACGAGGAGAGGAGCTACGACGCGCACATAGCGGGGTCGCACCACTACGCGAGCGACACCTTCTCGGAGAAAATCCCCGATCTCCTGCAAGCCGTCAAGGGCAAGGACACCCTCGTCTTCCATTGCGCCCTCAGCAAG GTGAGGGGGCCTTCTTGTGCACGCATGCTTCTGGATTATTTATCTGAAATGAAAGAAGATGCAGGAATTAGTAAGGTTATGGTTTTGGAGCGTGGCTTCAATGGATGGCAAGCTTCTGGCCGACCTGTTTGTCGCTGCACTGAGATGCCCTGCAAAGGTGAAAGCCCGTAA